The Salvelinus namaycush isolate Seneca chromosome 5, SaNama_1.0, whole genome shotgun sequence genome segment AAACGTAATCACAGAGTTCCATCAGGTAACAGTTTAATACCAACCATTGATTATAGAAACACATAGTTTGTTTCAGTCTCTCTGTTTACTGAAATTCTAAAAGTGGTTGTTCCTCGACGGGGAACATACTGCTTTCATCCATACCCACATTCACCACACATTGTCTATTTAATGAACACAAAGGGCAAACTCACGAAAGTGTTTGAATCTTTAACCATGAAGGAAGTTTGCAGTTTATACTTCCCAAAATTGCCCAAAACAAAGACCTGTCAAACAACCAATAGCCAAGTTCTGTACTTCTTCACTTTCACATTGATGACAATAACATCAAACTGAAATAGACAACACTGTTATTTTGCTACTGTAGTTTTACAAACCGTATGACTGGAAGTTATGttatgttctgctctgttctacacggctctactctgctctgttctacacggctctactctgctctgttatgctctactctgttctgctctactctgttctgttctactctactctgctctgttttGCTCTGTtatgctctactctgttctgctctactctgttctgttctactctactctgttctgttatgctctgctctactctgttctgttctactctgttctgttctgttctactctgttctgttctactctgctctgttctgttctactctgctctgttctgttctactctgctctgttctgttctactctgctctgttatgctctactctgttctgttcggCTCTGTTCTGTTTTACTCTGTTCTGTTTTACTCTGTTCTGTTTTACTCTGTTCTGTTCGACTCTGTTCTGTTCGACTCTGTTCTGTTCGACTCTGTTCTGTTCGACTCTGCTCTGTTcgactctgttctgttctactctgttctgttctactctgttctgttcgactctgttctgttctactctgttctgttcgaCTCTGTTCTGTTCGACTCTGTTCTGTTCGACTCTGTTCTGTTCGACTCTGTTCTGTTCGACTCTGTTCTGTTCGACTCTGTTCTGTTTTACTCTGTTCTGTTTTACTCTGTTCTGTTTTACTCTGTTCTGTTCGACTCTGTTCTGTTTGACTCTGTTCTGTTCGACTCTGTTCTGTTCGACTCTGTTCTGttttactctgttctgttctactctgttctgttctactctgttctgttcgaCTCTGTTCTGTTCGACTCTGTTCTGTTcgactctgttctgttctactctgttctgttcgaCTCTGTTCTGTTCGACTCTGTTCTGTTcgactctgttctgttctactctgttctgttctctcaccAAGACAGCGCCTTCAGGTCAAAATTTGCTGGCCTGCTGCCAGTGACACACACAAGCTTTCATCACAGCCAAGCTTTACTGGAAGCACTTTCACCGACACAGTGTCCCAATCACTGATTCACGTCACACatggcaatgtgtgtgtgtgtgtgtgtgtgtgtgtgtgtgtgaatcgcAGCATGCGTGTGTGTGAACCACTAGAGCACATCCCCACACAAGTTACTGTGATAACTTTAATTTTAGTGAATAAAAACCGTTAGGTTAGGTGACCCTGTGCACTTAATTTGTGTCTGAGAATTCACAATTCTTGTGATCCTACACAGATAACAGCATTGCACATCACCCCCATCTTACACAAATTGACTTAAGTAGATGTTGAAATGGTAACCAAAAGTAACCCTCTAGGTGCCGGAGGATGTGTCTGAGGAGGAGGCAGTGAAGAGTGGCAGTAAGCAGGGGAAGAAGTCATGGCGTAACGTCATCTCACGCACCATGACCCGTAAAACCTCCAAGAGGGTACAGAAGGCCCTGGCAGAGGGGGTAAGTGTAGggtgatgtattatgggtactgtagtacatcTGGTTTGGACTTTGCAAAGAATGTTCCAAAGCTAACATCAAGTAGGTGGAGTACAGCTATGACCAGAAGTTACTTTTTCattgcaggttaggagaattaaagTGGTAGTTTAgaagaattaggttaaggttaggaaaagggttagggttagctaaaatggtcACCTGTTATGAAAAGTAACGTCCGGTCGTAGTTGTACTCCATCTAGTCACAACCCTAACATCGTGTGTAGGTCTTCTTACCAAAAAATCAAACATGTTGTCTACTAAAATGACAATTATATTGTAAATATGAACATAATGTATGATTGTACAACTAATTTATATTCAAATATAGTTTTAAATGtgtgaaataaaaaaacataattttaGGCATAGATATTCAGTTTAACCCTGAAAATGACAGACATTCATTTGAGTGATCATGGATATAACTACATatcaatcaaatttcaatcaaattgatttataaagccctttttacattagCCGAACCCAGCCTAGCAAGCAAACAATGCGGTTTGgggttttactgtgtgtgtgtgtgtatgtatatatgtatatatatatatatatatatatatatatatatatatatatatatatatatatatatacatacacacacagtatatatatatatatatatatatatatatatactgtgtgtgtatgtatatatatatatatatatatatatatatatatatatatatatatatatatatatatatatatacatacacacacagtatatatatatatatatatatatatatatatatatatatatatatatatatatatatatatatatatatatatatacacacacacagtaaaacccCAGTCAAACCCCAAACcggttttactgtgtgtgtgtatatatatatatatatatacacacacacacagtaaaacccCAAACCGCATTGTTTGGGGTTAtattcaactgtatatatatacagttgaagttggaagtttagatacacttaggttggagtcattaaaactcatttttcaaccactccacaaatttcttgttaacgaactatagtttgggcaagtcggttaggacatctactttatgcatgacacaagtcatttttccaacaattgtttacagacagattagttcacttataatttactgtatcacaattccagtgggtcagaagtttacatacactaagttgactgtgcctttaaacagcttggaaaattccagaaaatgatgtcatggctttagaagcttctgataggctaattgacatcatttgagtcaattggaggtgtacctgtggatgtatttcaaggcctaccttcaaactcagtgcctctttgcttgacatcatgggaaaatcaaaagaaatcagccaagacctcagaaaaaaatttgtagacctccacaagtctggttcatccttgggagcaatttccaaatgcctgaaggtaccacgttcatctgtacaaacaatagtgctcaagtataaacaccatgggaccacgcagccgtcataccgctcaggaaggagacgcgttctgtctcctagagatgaacgtactttggtgcaaaaagtgcaaataaatctcagaacaacagcaaaggaccctgtgacgatgctggaggaaacaagtacaaaagtatctatatccacagtaaaacgagtcctatatcgacataacctgaaaggtcgctcagcaaggaagaagccacagctccaaaaccgccattaaaaagccagactacggtttgcaactgcacattgggagaaagatcttactttttggagaaatgtcctctggtctgattaaaccaaaatagaactgtttggccataataaccatcattatgtttagaggcaaaagggggagtcttgcaagccaaagaacaccatcccaactgtgaagtatgggggggcagcatcatgttgtgggggtgctttgctgcaggagggactggtgcacttcacaaatagatggcttcacgaggaaggaaaaatatggatatattgaagcaacatctcaagacatcagtcaggaagttaaagcttggttgcaaatctttcaaatggacaatgacaccaaacATACTTCCTAAGTTGTGGTaaaacggcttaaggacaacaaagtcaaagtattggagtggccatcacaaagcctcaaccccatagaaaatttgtgggcagaactgaaaaagcgtgtgcgagcaaggatgcttacaaacctgactcagttacaccagctctgtcaggaggaatgggccaaaattcaccctacttattgtgggaagcttgtggaaggctacccaaaacgtttgacccaagttaaacaatttaaagtcaatgctaccaaatactaattgagtgtatgtaaacttctgaccatctgggaatgtgatgaaagaaataaaagctgaaataaataattctctctactattattctgacatttcatattcttaaaataaagtggtgatcctaactgacctaagacagggaatttttactagtattaaatgtcaggaattgtgaaaaactgagtttaaatgtatttggctaaggtgtatgtaaacttctgacttcaactgtatatgtatgttcaAAAGGAAAATGTTCAAAAGGTTGACAATGTCTCCCCTTAGTGGTCACATTCAAACAGCATCCAAAAAGGTTCAGGCTTTCACAGCTACAAGATGTTCTACCATATGAGGCCACACTACAACACAGTCTACTTTGGAGACTTTTCTGATGTATGGCCCTCAGAAAGCTGTCTGTATATGTACTATAGCCTCATTTTAGGGCCAGACATATATATAACAAAATAATTTGTATATaatcaaaatatatgtatattgtataatgaatatacagtatgtctatgGTTAGGACAAATGTTGACCTGAATGCGCTGTCTGTTGTTGAATACTAATCAATATCCTCTATGTACAGGGGGAAAGTGGTGAGGAGGGCTCCCCGTCCCCCACCACAGACTGGATGCCAGACCTGACAGCAGGCAATAGGACCTCCATGTGCTCCACAGGTTCAGAGGACACCATCCACAGCCCCCTCTCTCGCCAGCTCTCTGGGTGtaaactaaaatatattttattgaaCCTGTCTAACAAGTCAAGTACATCAAGCTAACCCTCACTACATTCAAATCAGAAGCCCATAGTAGATATGAATTTTAATCGTAGACATGTCCATGGTTGCTGGGCGCTCCCATTACCAATCATGGCACAGCCACAAGCTTGGGAATTTTGGAATGGGTATGGCTATAAACTTTGAGTATGGTTCAGCTTCTTATTTTCAGGGAAACCCTTCATGGAACTGTAAGGCTGTTAGACAAGCTGACAATGCCTGCGATTGTCTGTCTATGCGTGCTGCAGGTGGGGACCGCCAGAGCCTAGACAGTGGctacagccagagagacagcatGAGGCTGGAGGAGTCCAGTCCTCCCTACACAGGCCCCTTCTGTGGTCGCGCCCGCGTCCACACAGACTTCATCCCCAGCCCCTACGACATTGAGTCCCTCAAGCTCCAAGTAAGTAGACTGGTTTAACCAGATTTAAGTTAGCCTCAGTATTTATACTGGTTTAACCAGACTGACGGTACCCTCAGCGTTTATACTGGTTCAGGCAGACTACCAAGTAAGACCCTCCCTAGGGAACTTGTTAACAGATTGTGAAATAAAAGAATGGTTCCTTAGTCATTATCCATGGCTGACTCTCTATAGGAGGCAATTTTACTGAGCGCTGATCAGATTAGACATATAACATAATTACAGTAGTATTGCAGTAGCTCAGTGAAGTATACAATTACAGTAGTATTAAAGTAGCTCAGTGAAGTATAGAATTAGAGTAGATCAGTGAAGTATACAATTATAGTATTATTAGAGTAGCTCAGTGAAGTATACAATTACTGTAGGATTATAGTGGCTCAGTGAAGTATGCAATTTCTGTAGTATTAGAGTAGCTATGTGAATTATACAATTACAGTAGTAGTAGAGTAGCTCAGTGAAGTATAGAGTGACATATACCACAAACGTATGTAACTCAAAtgtaactcaaatcaaatcaaagttgatttgtcacgtacgctgaatacaacaggtgtagaccttacctaaccaatagtgcaaaaaaggtattaggtgaacaacacgtaggtaaagaaataaaacaacagtaaaaagacaggctatatacagtagcgaggctataaaagtagcgaggctacatacagacaccggttagtcaggctgattgaggtagtatgtacatgtagatatggttaaagtgactatgtgtgtatgatgaacagagtagcagtagtgtaaaagagggtgttggtgggtgggacacaatgcagatagcccagttagccaatatgcgagagcactggttggtcggcccaattgaggtagtatgtacatgattatatagttaaagtgactatgcatatatgataaacagagagtagcagcagcttaaaaagaggggttggggggggacactatgcaaatagtccgggtatccatttgattacctgttcaggagtcttatggcttgggggtaaaaactgttgagaagcctttttgtcctagacttggcactccggtaccgcttgccatgcagtagtagagagaacagtctgtggctggggtggctggggtctttgacaatttttgggccttcctctgacaccgcctggtgtagaggtcctggattgcaggcagcttagccccagtgatgtactgggccatacgcactaccctctgtagggctttgcggtcagaggccgagcaattgccgtaccaggcagtgatgcaaccagtctggatgctctcgatgttgcaacttagaaccttttgaggatctgaggacccatgccaaatctttttagtttcctgagggggaataggctttgtcgtgccctcttcacgactgtcttggtgtgtttggaccattctagtttgttgttgatgtggacaccaaggaacttgaagctctcaaccttctccactacagccccgtcgatgagaatggggtgtgctcggtcctccttttcctgtagtccacactcatctccttagtcttggttatgttgagggataggttgttattctggcaccacccggccaggtctctgacctcctccctataggctgtctcgtcgttgtcggtgatcaggcctaccactgttgtgtcgtctgcaaacttaatgatggtgttggagtcgtgtcagATCATGTTTGGATGGATGTAGTCATCATTCACTGTTTATGTAACTGGAATGCAGATCATGTTTGGATGGAGGTAGTCATCATTCACTGTTTATGTAACTGGAATGCAGATCATGTTTGGATGGAGGTAGTCATCATTCACTGTTTATGTAACTGGAATGCAGATCATGTTTGGATGGAGGTAGTCATCATTCACTGTTTATGTAACTGGAATGCAGATCATGTTTGGATGGAGGTAGTCATCATTCACTGTTTATGTAACTGGAATGCAGATCATGTTTGGATGGAGGTAGTCATCATTCACTGTTTCTCCTGCAGAAAGGTGACATCATCCAGATAATTGAGAAAGACCCGGTGGGCACATGGACGGGTAAGCTCAACAACAAGGTGGGCACCTTTAAGTTCATCTACGTCAACATCCTACCGGACGAGGCCACACCGCCCATGAGGAAGAAGTGCTCCGGCAAGAACCGCCGCTCCACGGCCAAAGACAAGCCCCAGACCCTGGAGGAAGTACTGGAGAGGATCGGTCTCATCGTAAGACAATCATATCCTCTTAATCTCACAGAGATTCAAATAGACAGGTGGCTTAGAGAACGCAATCAAAGAGCAATCATTACTAACTTGGATCAGTTGAGATGGGAAGAGTTTAAACACTGAGAGCTGTATAAAGACCTTAGTGAAATTGGATAAATACATATAATTAATATAATATAATCATATAATTGCAATTCATTCGAAGCTCTCAGAATTCCCTGTCAATTAACCTTTTTTTTTGGATGTTGTGTAATGTTAATGTGATGCTTCTCTCTGTTGTTCAGGAGCTGGGCTCTTTGCTGTCTATGCATGGCTTCCAGAGCCTGGAGGACTTTGGCGGACTGAAGGAGTCCCACCTCAATGAGCTCAACATCACAGATGCTGAACAACGTTCAAAGATCCTGACTGCTACTGAGCTGCTGCGTGAATGTAGGTCCACTATTCATTCCATATAATAACGTACTCGCACTATAGGAGGCCCATGATCACATTATgatcacacataaacacacctACATGAGGCCCACCACACACAGATATCATTATTTACTGCAGCTAGTCGATGCAATAATGTACTTGTAGTCAATCAGCAAATTGTGTATATTTATTTGTATATACAGTCAATTTTATCTTCTACTTGGGAGCCTCCCTCATAGCCTCTTATGTGGTACTTCAAGATGTAATGTAATGCAGGACATTTTCAGCAAGGTCTAGAAGTGTACTCTTTTCTCTGTACAGTGCTATCACCAGCTTTCTCTGTGCTATCACCAGCTTTCTCTGTACTATCATCAGCTTTCTCTGTGCTATCACCAGCTTTCTCTGTACTATCACCAGCTTTCTCTGTACTATCACCAGCTTTCTCTGTGCTATCACCAGCTTTCTCTGTACTATCACCAGCTTTCTCTGTACTATCACCAGCTTTCTCTGAGCTATCACCAGCTTTCTCTGTACTATCACCAGCTTTCTCTGTACTATCACCAGCTTTCTCTGTGCTATCACCAGCTTTCTCTGTACTATCACCAGCTTTCTCTGTACTATCACCAGCTTTCTCTGTACTATCATCAGCTTTCTCTCCTTTCCGGGAAAACTGTTCGCTAATTAGCTTAATTTTATGAAGCTCACTGTACAGTAATGGTACAACATTCTGCTCACATTTTCTCGTTGTGCTCATTGGCCTGTAGGAAACCCCATTTGGCCCTCAGGAACACTTTTGATATGGGAGCTCTCTTTCCTCCAGCCAGATCATTAGCCCTCATTTAAACACCTTTCTCTAGCTGTTTCCTCTGCTCGGAACATAACCACTTGGTTGGCCCTTAGCCTGAGGGGCTAGCAGCTCCGACATGCTTCCCTGTTCTAATTACATACACTATGGCCAGGATTCAAACGAACCACACTGCACTGACATCGCTCTGCACTTGACTTTTAAAGGCAATTTAAAAGTCAAGTCAAAACGTTAGAAGCACATACTGAAATAATGGCATTTGTACCAACACTTGAAGGGATGGTTAACCCTGCTGTATTAATGGTGATGGTTGTCTTGTCTTTGTCCCTCTCAGCGGATGATGAGTCTGAGCCAGAGGAGGAGGTAAGTAGCGTTGAGGAGAAGGGTGATGTACCCAGGGACTCGGGCTGCTTCGAGAGCACAGAAAACCTGGAGAACGGGCGCCATGAACCAGAGGGAGAGCCAGGTACAGAGCAGAAGTCTAACCAGGAGCCAGAGCAGCACCAGGTTGAGGAGGGTCAGCTGAGTTCTGTTGAGGAGCAACTGCAGGAGCTTACAGTGGACGTGGTGGTCACCTGAAAACTGAAGAGAGGCTCTGGAATTGATGAGCCTTGGTTGGTTGACTGTACTGATGGACATTTATCAAAAGCCAACGACAATTGGTTAATTGATTCAAACTATCAGAATAGAGTGATAATCAGGATTAAGCCATATATATTGAGAGGGAGTTTCTTTTCATTTGTGGCCTGCACACTTTTAAAACAAAGGTCACAAGGCTGCAGCCGGAGCTTCACCAGTAACTATTGGAAATGTTTTGGAAGAATACATGACTTTTGAAAGCTTGGTGTGGTCAAGCTGTAAATATGAATTGATTGCGCAAGTGTCATCCTTTTCACTGATACCATGTCATTTGAGCAGGCCTGAGTGGATTTTGTATAAACTCAGAGCCTTCTTGTCATCTTTCCAGGCTACTATTAGTTCTGACATGGATATTAAAGACCTTAGTGAGGACATACAAACTGTAATATTCTTCTATGTGTTTCTGACCTGATATGGTCACGTATTTCATATTCCCATCAATGTATAGGTAGGAAATATACATTTTCtgtcactttaaaaaaaatcctttATTCTGTCAAGTTCTCTGTTcatttttaacattttaattGTGTTTGATGTGTAATGTTTTTTTGCATGCATGTTTTTTCATCTGTTATTTGGgaaataaactgaaataaaacCATGAATATGTGGACTGTATAACTTTTACACATTTGACACCACCAAAGCTAAAGGgctaccgagtggcgcagcagtctaagacactacatctcagtgctagaggcgtcactacagacaccttggttcgaatccaggctgtatcacaaccggccatgattgggagtcccatagggcggcgcacaattggcccagcgtaggccatcattgtaaataagaaaaatCTGTATTTTCTGTCATATTTGTTTGGTAGACTTTTCTGTATTCAATTTGAAATAAAACAGTTCATAGTCAATTAACCTGGGCATTACACAAGATACACTATAGGACA includes the following:
- the LOC120047409 gene encoding SAM and SH3 domain-containing protein 3-like; the encoded protein is MLRRKPSNASEKEQVLEKVQKKKLTLQRSSSFKDFMKPKSPVVLDKELNLDYTVPEDVSEEEAVKSGSKQGKKSWRNVISRTMTRKTSKRVQKALAEGGESGEEGSPSPTTDWMPDLTAGNRTSMCSTGSEDTIHSPLSRQLSGCGDRQSLDSGYSQRDSMRLEESSPPYTGPFCGRARVHTDFIPSPYDIESLKLQKGDIIQIIEKDPVGTWTGKLNNKVGTFKFIYVNILPDEATPPMRKKCSGKNRRSTAKDKPQTLEEVLERIGLIELGSLLSMHGFQSLEDFGGLKESHLNELNITDAEQRSKILTATELLRESDDESEPEEEVSSVEEKGDVPRDSGCFESTENLENGRHEPEGEPGTEQKSNQEPEQHQVEEGQLSSVEEQLQELTVDVVVT